From the Endozoicomonas sp. Mp262 genome, the window AGGAGAGAATACATGACTCAAGTCACTATGCGTGACATGCTCAAGGCGGGCGTACACTTCGGTCACCAGACCCGTTACTGGAACCCAAAGATGAACAAGTTCATCTTCGGTGCCCGCAACAAGATTCATATCATCAACCTTGAGCACACTCTGCCTGCTTTCAACAACGCCCTGTCTTTCATTCGCAAGCTGGCTGAAGGCAAGAACAAGCTCCTGTTTGTTGGTACCAAGCGTGCTGCTGGCAAGATCATCCGTGAAGAAGCTTCCCGTTGCTCCATGCCCTATGTGGATCACCGCTGGTTGGGTGGTATGCTGACCAACTACAAGACTATTCGTCAGTCCATTCGTCGCCTGCGTGACCTGGAGTCCCAGCGTGAAGATGGTACTTTCGAAAAGCTGACCAAGAAAGAAGCCCTGATGCGTAGCCGTGATCTGGAAAAGCTGGATCGCAGCCTAGGTGGTATCAAGGACATGGGCGGCCTGCCTGACGCACTGTTCGTTATCGACGTAGAACACGAGCGCATTGCGATTCAGGAAGCCAATAAGCTGGGTATCCCTGTTATCGGTATCGTTGACACCAACTCCAGCCCTGAAGGTGTTGACTACGTTATTCCTGGTAACGACGACGCCATTCGTGCTATCCAACTGTACATCAAGGCAGCTGCCGATGTTGTAATGGAAGGACGTGCTGCTGCCAAGACCGGCGCTGAAGAAGAGCCTGTTGAAGTTGAGAAGGCTGAAGCAGACAAGGCTGAAGCCGCTGAAGGCAAGGATGGAGCAGAAGCCTGATAGGTTGCTGTCCTGAGTTTTTAGAAGGGGGCTCCGGCCCCCTTTTTTAGAGTATCGCCCTGCTCCGGTTCCGGAGCAAGAATGTCAATTGTGAGAGGTTTTAATCATGGCGGCAATTACTGCAGCAATGGTGAAGGAGCTGCGTGAGCGCACCGGTCTTGGCATGATGGAGTGCAAGAAGGCACTGGTCGCGGTAGAAGGTGATATCGAGAAAGCCATCGAAGAGCTGCGTAAGTCCGGTCAGGCTAAAGCTGCTAAAAAAGCCGGTCGTACTGCAGCTGAAGGTGTAGTGGTCACCAAAATTGCTGAAGATAACAGCTATGGTGTCCTGGTTGAGGTTAACAGTGAAACTGACTTCGTAGCCCGTGATGAAAACTTCCTGGGCTATGTTGAGAAAGTAGTTGCTGCCGCTTTCGAACGTAAAGAAGCTGATGTTGCCAGCCTGATGGCCGGTGAGCTGGAAGAAGCCCGCCTGGCCCTGGTTCAGAAGATCGGTGAAAACATCAATGTACGTCGCATTCATATCGTAGAAGGCGGTGTAGTGGGTGGTTATGTTCACGGTAACAAGCGTATTGCTGTTCTGGTTAGCCAGGAAGGTGGCGATGCCGAACTGGCCCGTGATGTAGCGATGCATGTTGCTGCCGTTAACCCTCAGGTGGTTAGCAAGGAAGACATGCCTGCTGACCTGGTAGAGAAAGAAAAGGCTATCTTCAAGGCGCAGGCTGAACAGTCTGGCAAGCCTGCTGAAATCATCGAAAAGATGATTGTCGGTCGCATCAACAAGTTCCTGTCTGAAAACAGCCTGCTGGAACAGCCTTTTGTTAAGGATCCTGATGTGAAAGTGGGCGCCCTGGCCAAGAAAGCCGGTGCTACTATTTCCAGCTTTGTCCGTTTCGAAGTCGGTGAAGGCATCGAGAAGGAAGAAGTTGATTTCGCTGCTGAGGTTCGTGCCCAGGCTGGCCTGTAATCGCTGAAATAGTTTTGTTGGCTGCTAGGTTTCTTCATAAGTAAAGTAGCAGCTGGCTTGGCACTCTGTTTCTTGTTGTGTGTTTAGGCCTTGTTGGTGGTAATCTTGCAGCAAGGCAAAAACTACTCGGGTTCAGAGTGCTGTATCTAGTACATCATTTCAATGTGTTTGACTCGTTTCCAGGCTGAACACGTCAAACACATTGAAATGATGTACTAGGAGGCTGACCAGGAATAGACTGCTCTATACAGTCGCAGAAAATGGGTCTAAAAATCCGATTTTGTTCAGCAAATAGAACCGCTACGGTGTGCCCCCTGGGTATTCACTTCGCAAAAGCGAATTTTTATCCCCCGATTTTCTGCGATCGTCGATATGGATGCTGTTCCTGGTTGGCCTCTTGCCCGGTTTGTCCGGGCTTAATTGAATCCACCAACCGCAGATGCAGGATTTAGAATATGCCGGCAAGTGATCGACAACCGAAATACAAGCGCATACTCCTTAAGCTTAGTGGTGAAGCCCTTCAGGGTGATGGAGACTTCGGCATTGACCCCAGTGTTCTGGATCGCATGGCATTGGAGATCGGTCAGCTGGTAGGTATTGGTGTGCAGGTTGGCATTGTGGTAGGCGGTGGTAACCTGTTCCGTGGTGCAGCCCTGAATGCCGCCGGTCTTGACCGTGTGACGGGAGACCATATGGGGATGCTGGCAACCGTTATGAATGCGCTGGCCATGCGGGATGCCCTCGAGCGATCCAATATCAATACCCGGGTCATGTCAGCCATTCCCATGAGCGGTGTGGTGGAGCATTATGACCGTCGCCGGGGCTTGAGATACCTGAATTCTGGTGATGTGGTTATCTTTTCTGCTGGCACCGGTAATCCTTTTTTTACAACAGATTCTGCAGCCTGTCTCCGTGGTATTGAGGTCGAGGCGGATATTGTCCTGAAAGCCACCAAGGTGGATGGCGTTTATGACAAGGATCCCGTGAAGCATGAAGATGCAGTGAAGTTCGAAGAACTGAGCTACGATGAGGTGCTGGCTCGTAAGTTAGGTGTGATGGACTTGACGGCCATTTGTCTGGTCAGGGATCAGCAAATGCCGGTGAGGGTGTTTAATATGAACAAGCCCGGTGCCCTGTTGAATCTTGTTGTTGGTGGTAACGAAGGAACACTTATTTTTGGGGGTGACCAATGATTAATGAAATTAAACAAGATGCACAGGAGCGTATGGCCAAGAGTGTTGACTCCCTGGCTGTAGCTTTTGCCAAAATTCGTACTGGCCGTGCTCATCCAAGCCTGCTTGATGGTATCAAGGTATCCTATTACGGTTCTGAAACTCCGCTGGCCCAGGTGGCTAACATCAGTACTGACGATGCCCGTACACTGTCCATTCGTGCCTGGGAAAAAAATCTGGTGCCTGAGATTGAGAAGGCTATCCTGAAATCCGAGCTGGGGTTGAATCCTTCTACAGCGGGTGAAGTCATTCGGATTCCTCTGCCGCCTCTAACAGAAGAAACCCGTAAGGGCTTTATTCGCCAGGCGCGTCAGGAGGCTGAAAATGCCCGTATCGCTGTCCGGAATATTCGTCGTGATGCCATGGCGGATTTGAAAGAGCTGGAGAAAGAGAAAGAAATCAGCGAAGATGATGAGCGTCGTGGTCAGGATGATGTTCAGAAGCTCACTGATCGTTATATTGCAGAAGTTGACAAAGCGCTGGCTGTCAAAGAAGGTGACCTGATGGAAATCTAGTTTCCATCAGCTATTGGTGTGCAGGTTATGAAAGACGCCAATAGGTATCCCGTAAGCCAGGGGTTGCACTGTTAACAGGTGCACTCCTGGCCGGGTGCTTTTATAGGGTCACTAAAGGCCATAAGTAAAATGGCTAAAAAGTCTCAAATTGATAATGTTCAGTAAATCAACTTTGATTGCCGATACCTTATGTCCCGGGAAGAGGATGGGGGAGTGTCGTTACACTCCTGGAAAAAGTGCTGGAGCACATTGTCAGCTTGACATTATGAGAGAACAGCTGGGGAGCTGGGTATCGTGTTAAAACAACGTATTCTGACCGGGCTGGTTCTGGCACCGGTTGCTTTGGCGGCGGTATTTCTGTTACCTGTTAAAGCCTTTTCTGTATTTATAGGGCTTGTTATCATGCTGGGCGCATGGGAATGGGCTAATCTCGCGGGATTTCAACATCCGTTTTCAAGAGTGGCCTATGCACTGGTGATAGGCGGCCTGTGTCTTTTTGTTTATCAGTTTTCAGTACCCGAGACCTTTGTGTTGGTTGTTGGTGTCCTATGGTGGTGTGCTGCCTTTGTATTAGTAAAAAACTATCCTTCCTCCACCCGAATCTATGACTCTTCCCTGGTCAGGTTGCTTATGGGTGTCTGTACACTGATTCCCGCCTGGCTTGCCATGACTGTGCTGAAGAGCCACTATGGGGCTTCGGCCATTATGTTAGTGCTATTTCTGGTTTGGGCGGCCGATGTGGGGGCTTATTTTTCAGGAAAGCGTTTTGGCAAGAATAAGCTGGCTTCCAGGGTGAGTCCGAAGAAGACCATTGAAGGTGTTGTTGGGGGCATCGTGCTTGCGCTTGTGGTGGCACTGGCTTTTGGGACAGTCCTGGATTTAAGCCTGACCAGGCGATTGGGTCTGATGATTCTGACTGTACTGGTTGTGCTGGCTTCTGTGCTGGGTGATTTGATAGAAAGCCTGTTAAAGCGGGAAAGAGGTATTAAGGACAGTAGCAACCTGTTGCCAGGTCATGGCGGTGTCATGGATCGTATTGATAGCCTGACGGCGGCGCTGCCTGTGTTTGCTCTTGCGCTGGTCGTAAGTGGGAGTTGAAAATGCAACAAATATGTGTGCTGGGTTCAACCGGCTCCATTGGTAAAAGCACCCTGGATGTGATTGCCCGGAATAGTGATCGCTATCATGTGAGATCGCTGGTGGCCGGGAAAAATCATCAGCTGATGTTGGAGCAGGTTCGCCAGTTCAGGCCAGAGATAGCTGTTATGGCGGATACGGCCGCAGCTGATAAGCTGAGACTGGCGGTGAAAAATGAAAAGCTGAAGACCGAAGTGCTGTCCGGTGCCCATGAAATCGCTCTGGCAGCGGCAGAGAGTGCCGTTGACACTGTTATGGCAGCCATTGTGGGTGCCGCCGGTTTATTACCGACCCTGGCTGCGGTGAAGGCTGGCAAAAAGGTACTGCTTGCCAATAAAGAAGCGTTGGTTATGACGGGTTCCCTGTTCATGGAGTCGGTAAAACAGTCGGGTGCTGTGCTACTGCCAATAGATAGTGAACATAATGCCATTTTTCAGTGCATGCCCCGAAATTATGGGGAAGGCCTCGGTAAAGTGGGTGTTCGTCGTATACTGCTAACCGCTTCCGGTGGACCATTCAGGGAGACACCAATAGACGTATTCCCTGAAATTACACCGGCTCAGGCTTGTGCCCACCCAAACTGGAGCATGGGTCGTAAAATTTCTGTAGACTCGGCCACCATGATGAATAAGGGGCTGGAGTTTATTGAAGCCTGCTGGCTGTTTGGGGCAAAATCCTCCCAGGTTGAAGTGGTTATTCATCCCCAGAGTATTATTCATTCATTGGTGGATTATGCCGATGGCTCGGTATTGGCCCAGATGGGTAATCCTGATATGAGAACCCCCATTGCCCACGCCCTGGCCTGGCCGGAACGGATAGACTCCGGTGTTGCCCCTTTGGCGCTGGCGGATATTGGCCATCTTGATTTTTATGAGCCATGCATGAGACGCTATCAATGTTTGCGTCTGGCCACTGAAGCAGCTTCAGCAGGCGGTACGGCTGCGGCTATGCTTAATGCAGCCAATGAAGAGGCTGTGGACGCATTCCTGGTAAAACACCTCCGCTTTGACAAAATTGCCGAGGTGGTTGACTTTACCTTGCAGTCATTGCCAGTGGCGCGAGCGGACAGTGTGGATCAGGTTCTGGATGTTGATCGTCAGGCAAGGATCCTGGCAAAGCAGCAGATTCATCGATTGAGTCATATAGCATGATATTGGAGTGCCAAATCGGTGCTTTTGTCTAAAAAAAGGCACTGACGGGAAACCAGCATGATTTTGGATACATTACAGACAGCGTTGGCGTTTATTTTAACGCTGGGCATTTTGGTGAGCATACATGAGTTTGGCCATTTTTGGGTGGCTCGACGCTGTGGTGTAAAGGTTCTGCGTTTTTCCGTGGGCTTTGGCAAGCCATTATGGACCTGGGTGGATCGGCATGGTACTGAGTTCTCCCTGGCCCTGATCCCTCTTGGGGGCTATGTGAAGATGCTGGATGAGCGGGAGGGGCCCGTTAAGCCGGAAGAGCAGCATCTGTCGTTTAATAGTCAGTCGGTGATGTCACGCATTGCCATTGTTGCAGCAGGCCCTGTTGCCAATTTTCTGCTGGCAATTGCGGCACTCTGGCTTATGTATATGGTAGGGGTGAGAACCATCCTGCCACAGATCGGTGAGGTTCGGCCTGCATCACCCGCAGCACTGGCCGGATTGCAGGCTGGTGATGAAATCGTCAGTATTGATGGGCAGGAAACCTCCAGCTGGCAAATGGTGAGTATGGCCTTGTTGCCCTCCCTGGGTGAAAGTCGGTCAATAGCATTATCTGTCCGCCCGGGTGAGCCCGGTCTTACTCCTGTCAGTGAACCTGTAAAGTACAGGATTGCAGTGAAAGACTGGCTCGTCAATGATGAGCAGCCGGATCCCATCCATTCATTAGGGATTATGCCTTATACGCCACCAGTGCCTGCGGTTGTGGGGGAGGTGGTGGAGGGTGGCGCTGCCCGGAAAGCCGGCCTGGTCACGGGTGATCATATTATCAGTGCTAACGGCGAGCCTGTTCGTGACTGGTTTCACTGGGTAGAGCTGATTCGTGCCAACCCGGGAGCTGAGTTGGCTACCACCGTGCTGAGAGATCATCGGCAGGTATCGGTGTTGCTCACACCGGCAGTTAAAACAGTCAATGGCCAGGAAGTAGGCTATATTGGGGCTGGTGTTGAATCAGTGAGCTGGCCGGAAGAAATGGTCAGAACCTTGCAGCTTGGCCCTGTGGCAGCCTTTGTCAAAGGTGTTGATACTACCTGGTCATTGACGTCTATGACACTGCAGTCACTTTGGAAGATGGTGGTGGGTCTGATTTCAGTGAAGAATTTGGGTGGCCCAATTACTATTGCCAAGGTGGCGGGTGCATCATTGCAATCAGGCCTAGAGAATTTTTTGTATTTTCTCGGTATGCTTAGTGTTAGTCTCGGTGTCCTGAATCTACTGCCTATCCCGGTACTGGATGGGGGGCACCTGTTGTTCTATATAGTAGAGCTGGTCAGGGGAAGGCCCCTGTCTGAAAAGATCCAGATGCTGGGTCTTAAACTTGGGGTAACTTTGGTAGTGTGTGTAATGATGCTGGCTATCTATAATGATTTGAGCCGGTTATTCTGAAGCAGTATGCCAGGGTAAAAGATGAACACGGATAAGAACGGATTCCATGAATCGATCACTGTTATCTCTACTGATTGGCTCAGTGGCTTATGTTTCAAGCGCTCACGCGTTTGTTGTTACTGATATTCGAATTGATGGTCTCCAACGGGTTTCCGCCGGTACAGTCTTTAATGCGCTGCCCATTGAGGTGGGCGATGATGTGGGTAATCAGGCGGTAGCCGATGCCGCTAAAGCGCTGTTCCGGACCGGGTACTTTAAGGATGTCCAGATGGGGCAGGACGGCAAGGTACTTGTGGTCACTGTGGTTGAGCGGCCCTCCATCAGTGAAATTGTTATCAAGGGTAACAAGGCCATCAAGACCGATGATCTCAAGTCCGGGTTAGCAAAGTCCGGCCTCTCTGACGGCGAGATTTTCCAGCAGGCAACCCTGGAGGCCATCCGCCTGGAGCTTGAGCGCCAATATGTAGCACAGGGGCGCTATAGTGCCCGTATTACCACAGACCTGGAGGCTCAGCCAAGAAACCGGGTCAAGCTTTCCATAAACATTAAGGAAGGCAAGGTAGCCACCATCAAGCACGTCAATGTGGTGGGCAATAAGGTATTCCCCAACAAGGAACTGATTGACCTGTTTGAACTGAAAGAAAGTGGCTGGTTCTCTTTCTTCGGATCCAGTGACAAGTATTCCAGGGAAAAACTGTCCG encodes:
- the rpsB gene encoding 30S ribosomal protein S2 — translated: MTQVTMRDMLKAGVHFGHQTRYWNPKMNKFIFGARNKIHIINLEHTLPAFNNALSFIRKLAEGKNKLLFVGTKRAAGKIIREEASRCSMPYVDHRWLGGMLTNYKTIRQSIRRLRDLESQREDGTFEKLTKKEALMRSRDLEKLDRSLGGIKDMGGLPDALFVIDVEHERIAIQEANKLGIPVIGIVDTNSSPEGVDYVIPGNDDAIRAIQLYIKAAADVVMEGRAAAKTGAEEEPVEVEKAEADKAEAAEGKDGAEA
- the tsf gene encoding translation elongation factor Ts, whose product is MAAITAAMVKELRERTGLGMMECKKALVAVEGDIEKAIEELRKSGQAKAAKKAGRTAAEGVVVTKIAEDNSYGVLVEVNSETDFVARDENFLGYVEKVVAAAFERKEADVASLMAGELEEARLALVQKIGENINVRRIHIVEGGVVGGYVHGNKRIAVLVSQEGGDAELARDVAMHVAAVNPQVVSKEDMPADLVEKEKAIFKAQAEQSGKPAEIIEKMIVGRINKFLSENSLLEQPFVKDPDVKVGALAKKAGATISSFVRFEVGEGIEKEEVDFAAEVRAQAGL
- the pyrH gene encoding UMP kinase, whose product is MPASDRQPKYKRILLKLSGEALQGDGDFGIDPSVLDRMALEIGQLVGIGVQVGIVVGGGNLFRGAALNAAGLDRVTGDHMGMLATVMNALAMRDALERSNINTRVMSAIPMSGVVEHYDRRRGLRYLNSGDVVIFSAGTGNPFFTTDSAACLRGIEVEADIVLKATKVDGVYDKDPVKHEDAVKFEELSYDEVLARKLGVMDLTAICLVRDQQMPVRVFNMNKPGALLNLVVGGNEGTLIFGGDQ
- the frr gene encoding ribosome recycling factor is translated as MINEIKQDAQERMAKSVDSLAVAFAKIRTGRAHPSLLDGIKVSYYGSETPLAQVANISTDDARTLSIRAWEKNLVPEIEKAILKSELGLNPSTAGEVIRIPLPPLTEETRKGFIRQARQEAENARIAVRNIRRDAMADLKELEKEKEISEDDERRGQDDVQKLTDRYIAEVDKALAVKEGDLMEI
- a CDS encoding phosphatidate cytidylyltransferase, which codes for MLKQRILTGLVLAPVALAAVFLLPVKAFSVFIGLVIMLGAWEWANLAGFQHPFSRVAYALVIGGLCLFVYQFSVPETFVLVVGVLWWCAAFVLVKNYPSSTRIYDSSLVRLLMGVCTLIPAWLAMTVLKSHYGASAIMLVLFLVWAADVGAYFSGKRFGKNKLASRVSPKKTIEGVVGGIVLALVVALAFGTVLDLSLTRRLGLMILTVLVVLASVLGDLIESLLKRERGIKDSSNLLPGHGGVMDRIDSLTAALPVFALALVVSGS
- the ispC gene encoding 1-deoxy-D-xylulose-5-phosphate reductoisomerase, translated to MQQICVLGSTGSIGKSTLDVIARNSDRYHVRSLVAGKNHQLMLEQVRQFRPEIAVMADTAAADKLRLAVKNEKLKTEVLSGAHEIALAAAESAVDTVMAAIVGAAGLLPTLAAVKAGKKVLLANKEALVMTGSLFMESVKQSGAVLLPIDSEHNAIFQCMPRNYGEGLGKVGVRRILLTASGGPFRETPIDVFPEITPAQACAHPNWSMGRKISVDSATMMNKGLEFIEACWLFGAKSSQVEVVIHPQSIIHSLVDYADGSVLAQMGNPDMRTPIAHALAWPERIDSGVAPLALADIGHLDFYEPCMRRYQCLRLATEAASAGGTAAAMLNAANEEAVDAFLVKHLRFDKIAEVVDFTLQSLPVARADSVDQVLDVDRQARILAKQQIHRLSHIA
- the rseP gene encoding sigma E protease regulator RseP is translated as MILDTLQTALAFILTLGILVSIHEFGHFWVARRCGVKVLRFSVGFGKPLWTWVDRHGTEFSLALIPLGGYVKMLDEREGPVKPEEQHLSFNSQSVMSRIAIVAAGPVANFLLAIAALWLMYMVGVRTILPQIGEVRPASPAALAGLQAGDEIVSIDGQETSSWQMVSMALLPSLGESRSIALSVRPGEPGLTPVSEPVKYRIAVKDWLVNDEQPDPIHSLGIMPYTPPVPAVVGEVVEGGAARKAGLVTGDHIISANGEPVRDWFHWVELIRANPGAELATTVLRDHRQVSVLLTPAVKTVNGQEVGYIGAGVESVSWPEEMVRTLQLGPVAAFVKGVDTTWSLTSMTLQSLWKMVVGLISVKNLGGPITIAKVAGASLQSGLENFLYFLGMLSVSLGVLNLLPIPVLDGGHLLFYIVELVRGRPLSEKIQMLGLKLGVTLVVCVMMLAIYNDLSRLF